A DNA window from Calliphora vicina chromosome 1, idCalVici1.1, whole genome shotgun sequence contains the following coding sequences:
- the LOC135958616 gene encoding uncharacterized protein LOC135958616, producing the protein MAGPLLKSCCFCQSTRNGSIVSGILAILLSIITIILIFTTRVQFKTIVFDWIPTEIVKIILVINLCMTILISLLMIAGVLKRNHYLMMPWVVLGIMIVIGLLVSVIYTAVVFFIDGYALTGVLWLVFGLIACAILTYCWCVVYSEYTILAEENERGRYNKQPYRR; encoded by the exons atggcagGACCTTTGTTGAAATCTTGCTGCTTTTGCCAATCCACCCGTAATGGTTCAATTGTTTCCGGCATCTTGGCCATTCTTTTGTCCATCATTACCATCATACTGATTTTCACCACCAGAGTACAATTCAAGACAATCGTATTCGATTGGATTCCCacagaaattgttaaaattatctTGGTTATAAATCTTTGCATGACCATACTGATATCTCTACTAATGATAGCGGGTGTTTTAAAG cgCAACCATTATCTGATGATGCCGTGGGTGGTATTGGGCATTATGATTGTCATCGGTTTATTAGTTTCCGTCATTTACACAGCCGTTGTCTTCTTTATTGATGGTTATGCATTGACTGGTGTTTTATGGCTGGTATTTGGTTTGATTGCATGTG CCATTTTAACTTACTGTTGGTGTGTTGTATACAGTGAATATACAATTCTCGCTGAAGAAAACGAAAGAGGACGCTACAACAAGCAACCTTATAGACGTTAA